The nucleotide window ctatttaaaaactcatgctaagttttacttaaaaactattaataaaaatcggttgttccttttgttttttactgttataaaaagtacaaaatatatttcggtgtaaaaatataaatattgataaatagttctttctttttgtttgttttgaggCACATATTTAGTATTAATACACTTTCGTcaataaaagtagaaaataaaaggatagcattaaattaaaacaaaatggagGGTTTCAAAGTTAAGTTTTGgttatgttgaaaaatttagATAAACTATTTTAGACTTTTACTGGCAGTTAAACAGAAAGATTAGTTTTGTTAAACCAAAAGAATTTACATTGCTTAAAACGTTTCGTTTTTTATGgcattatatttttcttatactaaaaagaaaaaaatcgcaaaaaatctCTTCTTATTTGCCAGCATACGTTGGGTTTTTGAAGGTAGATGTGGCTTGTTTATAAATTGGATTTTCACCctgaaattacaaaaaagtataaatgaaattaattgtttagtaaagaaatattttaaaattaccgtatccCATCGGGCGTTCATGCGTTCTTTTTCGAATCTAGCAAATTCACGTCTATCATGGATAGTAGTCAATAGTTTCCATAATAACAATATGGCTAAACCAACCAATACAATGGCAGCTATAACACCTAAAACAATACCCAACATGAAGACTTTAGGAGGACATTCACGTTCCTGCTGAGCGTGCACTTCTACTTTGTCATCTTCTTCGCtgtatttgaaagtaaatttacaATCATCTTCGTCATAGAATATACAGATATTTTCTTCTTTCTTCTCATCGAGTTCAACTTTTTCTACGGCAATCGGTACAAATGTTGTGCAATTGGCAGCACAATCTTTATCCTCCTTCAATGGACCAGTCTTATACATTTGACATTGAACGCAATCTTTAAGCTCGTGACAACGGCCAGAACATGTGGGACACTTCTCACAGTATTTGCCGGAATAACGTCCTTCTTCGGTGGATTTACATCTAGGCGAGATAGAACCAACAATTAAGTGCAAACTTTTACTTTAATGCTTAATTAATACTTACTTGCATACACCACATTCACATTCGCCATGTCCTGAACAAATTTCACCACCATTGGGTGGAATACATGTATCATTTGAATCCCGACAATCACAAGCTGTACCAGTCCAACCAGGTTTACACACACAACTACCGCACTCACAAACACCATGATCGGGACCCGAGCACAATTGCTGTTCATGGCGATCACAGGAGAAATTATCGCATTCACAGAAACGACCAGAAATGATTTCCTCAGGATTAGCACGTTTCTCACAATCACACACGCCACACAAACAAGTACCACGACCGTTACAGTCAATTGTTGTTACATTATCGGCGCGACAACCAAAATCTTTACCCTTTTCCGAATGTACATCCGTGGTAGAACACTCACAATTGTGACCGAAATGCATATCATCACACTCACAGATACCACACATATAGGTACCATGGTTGTTGCAAACAGGGGAGTTGATGTGATAACCAGTTGAGCCGGGTTTTTCACAAGGACAGGAGCACAACATCTCCAAATCGATAACCAAACTTTCATTAATACCTACAGGGTAGATTTGAATAACTTGATTCCATTCGGCGGGGTCTGTGGGACAGGATGTAACCAGAATTTGAGCGGTAAAATTGACAACGTCACCGACCTTAAGGCCATCACATTTTGAAGTGGGTATTTCGGAGCCACCATTCAAACACGATGAGTGATAGGTGATTTTAACATGGCTTGTGGCATTATCTTTCATTTCAATAGAAGAAgatattttctgtaaaattaGGAAACATTCAAATAATAAGTTTGTTGTGCAAcatatttcaagtcaatattaAATCTTACACTATATTCCTCTCTAACCAAGTCAACCACGTTAGAAGAATCATTCGATAATATGGCACTGGATGAACCTTCAATATGTTGCGATAATTTCTCATAAACAGAATGTTGACTTGAAGTTACAGCAAAAATGATGTTAATGGAATTTTGTTTGACTTTATGATTAATTTGGGAAATACTAGGATAATCTTGAATAACCGAGTGAGTATAGAGACCAGCCGAATTTAAATGACATTCACCATCATTGGGAGCAATAACACCACCGAGctggtaaaaaaaaagaatttgattagaaaaaacaattggaattttaattataagATTTGTATATTACCTTGCCATCACCAGCATAATGGAAACCAGCATCTGTTGAGAACACCAACAAACGACGAGCCTGTTCACGCCAGCCGATTTGTTGACGACAAGCTATAGCTTGCATAATGGCATCAAAACCACCTTCAGGAGCATCCAAATTACCAGAAACAGCAGCTCTTTTTACTTCAGTCTATGTTATGGGATTTATGGTAAACGAAAATTGGtttattgaaatgttttattatcaacatttttttgttatttgggTTATGATGGTACACTCTTGTCGAtttcaattttttgttaaacaaattttgttaatttatcaTTTCCAAATgtgaactttattttttaattttttggtaatttattatttatttagttaataaAACTCTTTTGTACAAGTATtgcttaatttaaacaaaattttttaattacgatTAGTTGAATAAttgttttagaattttctttcatgaatatttgcccaattcacaattgatgtcgtagtgttgtagaattttgtatgtcataaatatttttcaaactaatttttcgtaacaaaaacaaaacaataatacaaataattacgacatacaacgatacaacggtacgacaccaattgtgaattgtgcaattgaacattttgttatgaattttgaattttttcgattttaaatgttctgtttttggcataaaatattattgtacATCCCATATCTTCAAAATAATTTgctattattcatattttatatcttttaatgATAAATTACAGTGTTCAAGAAAAAGAATTccgctaaaaataaaaaaatagactaacttctaaacccatgaaaattaaattccaaccaagtttccaaacatttttttttttgctttaataatttacaaaataaattgaaaagagCAATTGTCTAAACCTTTTTGTAacagatttgaattgaaacattcaaaaaattgtataagcTATTttataatggatttgaattaaagaaaacttacaTGATTCAATATAAAGATTTAACTCTCTAATAAATTCTTTAATGGAATGGTTAAgagaaaacaatttatttgattttgaaaatttaatgaagaattaattattttaaacctTTGGTGGTAacgatttaataatttaatacttAAAGGATTCCAttgttaaattgttaatatttcgCATTGAAAAAAGCAATAGaatcaacaataacaatatttgcgAGCTTATCTTAAAACGTATCGTCCAAACTGATAAGAGCGCacaatttttactttgtgacaCAAACCTAACAATACTATATTAACAATTTGcgataacaaaaataaaagataagaaaataaacaaataagaaatagcataaataaaaaatgtttagttgaaaacataaaacagaactttaaaacctaaaaaaatcaatggttaataaagttaataatttaaattaaataaacaagagTGTACcaataattcaataaaacaaatatgaaatgaTCGCTGAAATGTAGGTGCTTAAAAGGGAATATGagagatataaaaaatattcatgacATGCATTCAAAACAAACATCACACCACATAACACAtgcattttaaattgttattcaaataattcatgCACCAGCACcttaataaaactaatttctaaTATAAGAAACCCCACTctttcaaaattctttaaaaatttcattaatactcaagcaaaatatatatttcagaGTAGGATTTCGGGAACTATTTCAGGGTAATAAATACTACATGCAAAAAACCATGAAATTATatggataataataaataaatgtaaaataaactaCGACAACATAAACTTACTGAGAACCGATATGTATCCGTGCTTAAAGGCATTGCATTTTTATAACCATAAGGTGCAGCACAGCCTGCACATGGCTCGATCATGctaattatttatgtttattttaaatgtatatttaatgCAGACATTTTTATTTGGATAGAATAGtagataatttaaaatatgaaagaaaattttgaaagaaaaacaagaagaaT belongs to Calliphora vicina chromosome 4, idCalVici1.1, whole genome shotgun sequence and includes:
- the LOC135958890 gene encoding integrin beta-PS-like isoform X2, which produces MITSTKRLYPLALLAFVFTCFVFTVEAQLAGKLIQNPCVNKRTCHECIQTQSCAWCMQPDHGDKPRCFQHSYSNVCPEEFIWNPDTVQSFTMNRELTRAGYAAAAGGGQMSYGGSYYANSSYSSSSSGSYSGSYGASGSASGAAAAGSFSGSDIVQISPQRVSLKLRINELHSLNMRYSQAEDYPVDLYYLMDLSKSMEDDKEKLSALGDLLSETMRNITSNFRLGFGSFVDKVLMPYVSTIPKNMIEPCAGCAAPYGYKNAMPLSTDTYRFSTEVKRAAVSGNLDAPEGGFDAIMQAIACRQQIGWREQARRLLVFSTDAGFHYAGDGKLGGVIAPNDGECHLNSAGLYTHSVIQDYPSISQINHKVKQNSINIIFAVTSSQHSVYEKLSQHIEGSSSAILSNDSSNVVDLVREEYSKISSSIEMKDNATSHVKITYHSSCLNGGSEIPTSKCDGLKVGDVVNFTAQILVTSCPTDPAEWNQVIQIYPVGINESLVIDLEMLCSCPCEKPGSTGYHINSPVCNNHGTYMCGICECDDMHFGHNCECSTTDVHSEKGKDFGCRADNVTTIDCNGRGTCLCGVCDCEKRANPEEIISGRFCECDNFSCDRHEQQLCSGPDHGVCECGSCVCKPGWTGTACDCRDSNDTCIPPNGGEICSGHGECECGVCKCKSTEEGRYSGKYCEKCPTCSGRCHELKDCVQCQMYKTGPLKEDKDCAANCTTFVPIAVEKVELDEKKEENICIFYDEDDCKFTFKYSEEDDKVEVHAQQERECPPKVFMLGIVLGVIAAIVLVGLAILLLWKLLTTIHDRREFARFEKERMNARWDTGENPIYKQATSTFKNPTYAGK
- the LOC135958890 gene encoding integrin beta-PS-like isoform X1; protein product: MITSTKRLYPLALLAFVFTCFVFTVEAQLAGKLIQNPCVNKRTCHECIQTQSCAWCMQPDHGDKPRCFQHSYSNVCPEEFIWNPDTVQSFTMNRELTRAGYAAAAGGGQMSYGGSYYANSSYSSSSSGSYSGSYGASGSASGAAAAGSFSGSDIVQISPQRVSLKLRINELHSLNMRYSQAEDYPVDLYYLMDLSKSMEDDKEKLSALGDLLSETMRNITSNFRLGFGSFVDKVLMPYVSTIPKKLEHPCENCEAPYGYRNHMPLSTNTAEFTTEVKRAAVSGNLDAPEGGFDAIMQAIACRQQIGWREQARRLLVFSTDAGFHYAGDGKLGGVIAPNDGECHLNSAGLYTHSVIQDYPSISQINHKVKQNSINIIFAVTSSQHSVYEKLSQHIEGSSSAILSNDSSNVVDLVREEYSKISSSIEMKDNATSHVKITYHSSCLNGGSEIPTSKCDGLKVGDVVNFTAQILVTSCPTDPAEWNQVIQIYPVGINESLVIDLEMLCSCPCEKPGSTGYHINSPVCNNHGTYMCGICECDDMHFGHNCECSTTDVHSEKGKDFGCRADNVTTIDCNGRGTCLCGVCDCEKRANPEEIISGRFCECDNFSCDRHEQQLCSGPDHGVCECGSCVCKPGWTGTACDCRDSNDTCIPPNGGEICSGHGECECGVCKCKSTEEGRYSGKYCEKCPTCSGRCHELKDCVQCQMYKTGPLKEDKDCAANCTTFVPIAVEKVELDEKKEENICIFYDEDDCKFTFKYSEEDDKVEVHAQQERECPPKVFMLGIVLGVIAAIVLVGLAILLLWKLLTTIHDRREFARFEKERMNARWDTGENPIYKQATSTFKNPTYAGK